From a region of the Odoribacter splanchnicus DSM 20712 genome:
- the bcp gene encoding thioredoxin-dependent thiol peroxidase: protein MTSLKEGDKAPFFKGINQDGKEITSEDFKGKKLVLYFYPKDNTSGCTAEACSLNDNYDTLTAQGYEVVGISPDSAGSHQKFIAKYNLAFNLIADTDKKILEDYGVWAEKSMYGRKYMGVLRTTFIIDEQGIIERVITKVNTKNAAEQILKK from the coding sequence ATGACATCGCTAAAAGAAGGAGATAAAGCGCCTTTTTTCAAAGGCATAAACCAGGATGGTAAAGAAATCACCTCAGAAGATTTCAAAGGTAAAAAATTAGTCCTTTATTTTTATCCGAAGGATAACACTTCCGGATGTACGGCCGAAGCTTGCAGCCTGAACGACAATTATGACACGCTGACTGCACAAGGATATGAAGTGGTCGGGATTAGCCCGGACTCCGCCGGTTCACACCAAAAGTTCATCGCCAAATACAATTTAGCTTTCAATCTGATAGCCGATACGGATAAAAAAATCTTAGAAGACTATGGAGTATGGGCTGAAAAATCCATGTACGGACGAAAATATATGGGCGTCCTTCGGACCACTTTTATCATCGATGAGCAAGGAATCATCGAAAGAGTCATCACTAAGGTAAATACCAAAAATGCAGCAGAACAGATATTAAAGAAATGA
- the recA gene encoding recombinase RecA, whose translation MALKETNLEKLKALQLTLDKIEKNFGKGSIMKLGDNQVENIPVIPSGSIALDKALGVGGYPKGRVIEIYGPESSGKTTLAIHAIAEAQKQGGIAAIIDAEHAFDRSYAEKLGVDVENLFISQPDNGEQALEIADQLIRSAAIDIIVIDSVAALTPKAEIEGNMGDSVMGLQARLMSQALRKLTSTISKTNTCCIFINQLRDKIGVMFGNPETTTGGNALKFYSSVRLDIRKIGPIKDGEEILGNHTRVKVVKNKVAPPFRKAEFDIMYGEGISLSGEIVDLGVECNVIKKSGSWFSYGENKLGQGRETVKQLIMDNPELAEELKQKIVATFNGKTDEPELAESANEETDN comes from the coding sequence ATGGCATTAAAAGAAACGAATCTTGAAAAACTGAAAGCGCTCCAACTGACTCTCGACAAGATTGAAAAAAACTTCGGAAAAGGAAGTATCATGAAGCTTGGCGACAATCAGGTAGAGAACATTCCGGTAATTCCTTCGGGTTCCATTGCACTCGATAAAGCATTAGGTGTTGGTGGATATCCCAAAGGCCGGGTCATCGAAATTTACGGACCGGAATCTTCCGGTAAAACGACATTAGCTATTCATGCTATTGCCGAAGCCCAAAAACAGGGAGGTATAGCGGCAATCATCGATGCCGAACATGCTTTCGACCGTTCTTATGCGGAGAAATTAGGTGTAGACGTCGAAAATTTGTTTATTTCACAGCCGGATAACGGTGAACAAGCCCTGGAAATTGCAGATCAGCTGATCCGCTCGGCAGCCATAGATATCATCGTGATCGACTCTGTCGCTGCTCTGACCCCTAAAGCCGAGATAGAAGGTAACATGGGAGACAGTGTCATGGGCTTACAGGCCCGCCTGATGTCACAGGCATTACGCAAACTGACCAGCACGATCAGTAAAACCAATACTTGTTGTATTTTTATCAACCAGTTGCGGGATAAGATCGGAGTGATGTTCGGAAATCCCGAAACCACGACCGGTGGAAATGCCCTGAAATTCTATTCTTCCGTACGTTTGGATATTCGTAAAATCGGCCCGATCAAAGACGGCGAAGAAATTCTGGGCAACCATACCCGGGTGAAAGTCGTGAAAAACAAAGTTGCGCCTCCATTCCGGAAAGCAGAATTCGACATCATGTACGGTGAAGGCATCTCTCTCTCCGGAGAAATTGTCGATCTGGGGGTAGAGTGTAACGTAATCAAAAAAAGCGGTAGCTGGTTCTCGTATGGTGAAAACAAACTGGGCCAAGGACGGGAAACGGTGAAACAATTGATCATGGACAATCCGGAACTGGCTGAAGAGCTGAAACAAAAAATTGTCGCCACCTTCAATGGCAAAACAGATGAACCGGAATTAGCGGAATCTGCAAATGAAGAGACAGACAATTAA
- a CDS encoding tetratricopeptide repeat protein has product MKKFNLFLIFFMTTSRLVLGQMDINAVNKPVELLNSANEDIENGNYTDAVQKLLAAIRLEPKIREMYLSLNTACSHTNQISILKQYLIKAKAIFEEDDEICYYLGNIYQNENNFQKAIAEYSLAIKYAQKNGEDFGLVYAYYQNRASCYLKINECSKSIPDFTYALKLNPDNGAIYANRGIAYYKTGKKTEACKDWRKAQSLGIQSAGTYVRRYCR; this is encoded by the coding sequence ATGAAGAAATTCAATCTCTTCCTTATCTTTTTTATGACCACAAGTAGGCTGGTACTTGGACAAATGGATATTAATGCGGTAAACAAACCCGTCGAACTCTTAAATTCAGCTAATGAAGACATTGAAAACGGTAATTATACCGATGCCGTACAGAAACTTTTGGCAGCCATTCGTTTAGAGCCCAAAATCCGGGAAATGTATTTGTCCCTGAACACAGCCTGTTCCCATACCAATCAAATCTCTATCTTAAAACAGTATTTAATTAAGGCTAAAGCTATATTCGAAGAAGACGATGAAATCTGTTATTATCTAGGTAACATTTATCAAAACGAAAACAATTTTCAAAAAGCGATCGCTGAATATAGCCTGGCTATCAAATATGCTCAGAAAAACGGAGAAGATTTCGGATTGGTCTATGCTTACTACCAAAACAGAGCCAGTTGTTATCTGAAGATCAACGAATGTAGTAAATCTATCCCGGATTTCACTTATGCCTTAAAATTGAACCCTGATAACGGGGCTATTTATGCAAACCGGGGCATAGCTTATTATAAAACAGGAAAGAAAACAGAAGCCTGTAAAGACTGGCGAAAGGCCCAAAGCTTAGGGATTCAGAGTGCCGGAACTTACGTACGCCGGTATTGCAGATAA
- a CDS encoding DUF4136 domain-containing protein, with product MKRLFIFGVCALVVLCMASCYPEGPDYVHEKDIALTHYDEKADFSTLKTFVIPDSVVYVRGDSNATGLANELKEEILSLVKQNFEAYNYQLLTDEEAEAQTPDFVVTVTAFATPTFSYNSWGNYWGWYPGWDWFGWGGVWGGWYPWYPWYSGGYYYAYDKGTVVIDMLDAKKADKETKRVPVLWTGMVDGILAGNQNYLAERLEKNINQCFIQSPYLKTTK from the coding sequence ATGAAAAGATTATTTATTTTCGGGGTATGCGCCCTCGTGGTGCTGTGCATGGCCTCTTGTTATCCGGAAGGACCGGATTATGTCCATGAAAAGGACATTGCTTTGACTCATTATGATGAAAAAGCGGATTTTTCTACTTTAAAAACATTCGTTATTCCGGATTCTGTCGTGTATGTACGGGGAGATTCTAATGCGACGGGATTGGCTAACGAATTGAAGGAGGAGATACTTTCTCTGGTAAAGCAAAATTTCGAAGCGTATAATTACCAGCTGCTGACAGACGAGGAAGCTGAAGCTCAGACGCCTGATTTTGTCGTAACGGTAACTGCTTTTGCAACTCCGACTTTCAGCTACAATTCCTGGGGAAACTATTGGGGCTGGTATCCCGGTTGGGATTGGTTCGGCTGGGGAGGAGTCTGGGGTGGTTGGTATCCTTGGTATCCCTGGTATAGCGGAGGATATTATTATGCTTATGACAAAGGTACGGTGGTTATCGATATGCTGGATGCGAAAAAGGCCGATAAAGAAACCAAACGGGTACCGGTATTGTGGACAGGGATGGTCGATGGTATCCTGGCCGGAAATCAGAACTATCTTGCCGAACGCCTGGAGAAAAATATCAACCAGTGTTTTATTCAATCCCCTTATCTGAAAACGACTAAATAA
- a CDS encoding PaaI family thioesterase: MEEVLKQLNELCRDTLVDNLGMVFTAAGEGWLEARMPIDRRTCRPDGALHGGANMALAETVGGALSSMSVPPENRFHVFGIEVNGNHMKQAQGGYVVAKGTFIHQGKRTHVVQVEIRDEYGTLVTVNRVTNMIV, from the coding sequence ATGGAAGAGGTTTTAAAACAATTGAATGAGCTGTGCCGGGATACGCTGGTTGACAATTTGGGTATGGTATTTACTGCGGCCGGGGAAGGATGGCTGGAAGCCAGGATGCCTATCGACCGGCGTACCTGTCGTCCGGACGGAGCTTTACACGGTGGTGCTAATATGGCTTTGGCCGAGACGGTCGGAGGAGCTTTGAGTTCTATGTCGGTTCCGCCCGAAAACCGTTTCCACGTATTCGGTATCGAGGTGAATGGAAACCATATGAAACAGGCACAAGGAGGATATGTCGTCGCTAAGGGTACTTTTATTCATCAGGGAAAACGTACCCACGTCGTTCAGGTCGAAATACGGGACGAATACGGAACACTGGTAACGGTCAACCGGGTGACGAATATGATTGTCTGA
- a CDS encoding DUF4491 family protein, whose product MEFIDSYNLTGLVIGISTFLIIGLFHPVVIKCEYYFGTRCWWIFLIFGVLGIISSLYVRQVLWSSLLGVFAFSSFWTILEVFEQKGRVKKGWFPMNPKRKKEYES is encoded by the coding sequence ATGGAGTTTATCGATTCTTATAATTTAACCGGACTTGTGATCGGAATCAGTACTTTTTTAATCATAGGCTTGTTTCATCCGGTAGTGATCAAATGTGAATATTATTTCGGAACGCGTTGTTGGTGGATATTCCTGATTTTCGGTGTTTTAGGCATCATTTCGTCTTTGTATGTCCGGCAAGTCTTGTGGTCGTCTTTATTGGGGGTTTTCGCCTTTTCTTCTTTTTGGACGATCCTGGAGGTCTTCGAACAAAAAGGAAGGGTAAAGAAGGGATGGTTTCCGATGAATCCGAAACGGAAAAAGGAATATGAATCATGA
- a CDS encoding ABC transporter permease: protein MLSLIIGLTCSVLLIGFVANEYNIAHVVKGGGQWYLLQEQNVYYSNEEVMANHTLNGGRAVAIQRSFPEVEDICVCHDDHKQIKKNSGETIPYAAIYAVTPNFADLFQPELLAGDLKETLRDPSGVAVTRSFARKNFGRENILGETLLLVGYSQYLKDGRLQNVEEEKAYMVKAIVDDKSKSYLQYDLLIHLPESDYALTRVSWVNSYYSFLKLGKEGRKDKLEKKLNQDETYRKQYDIQGKQQLRPLSQVYFSGDQQIGFIKSRDRVALYLAGSIAIAILVIACFNYINISMTKSLQRLKNTNQQMIFGATGQEIRGQLIAETSIQAAIALVIAVLLIKGCLPAFNRFMKADLVLSDLVEGISGGLMLILLVIVILGPSLYIFSRIGKNSLNDMMKTGLVQRPKLVTGMVVAQFVISVVLVVMVLGIAQQMDYVGHVRPDSDRILSLYANHPEGGQWKQFTGQLQVIPEVEDYTSSDILSCGAFSARGISAMLMGGDERFLPFFGLKLVKGKGFSPSAPNDAVLVNEAFVKKMAIQEPVNYRLVCNGEHLIVGVVEDFVIDNLSRQIQPLLIEYNSTSYNTLVKIKEGSMSVAIQKIKELWKKISGDEEGLKFRTMAGMYEDLHQEEQRVLQMVVLFSWISLFLTALGLFGLAWYSVESRMKEIGLRKINGATQRQVVGLLCIRFIKWIAIALAIGLPMALYLIEQWRMQYAFRPQLTVWIFIAAAFIVLAVGILTVIWQSWKAARVNPAKIIKTD, encoded by the coding sequence ATGTTGAGCTTGATTATTGGCTTGACATGTAGTGTTTTATTGATTGGTTTTGTAGCTAACGAGTATAATATAGCTCATGTGGTGAAAGGAGGAGGGCAATGGTATTTATTACAAGAGCAGAACGTATATTATAGTAATGAAGAGGTTATGGCCAACCATACCCTTAATGGAGGGCGTGCCGTCGCTATTCAGCGTTCTTTCCCTGAAGTCGAAGATATCTGTGTGTGCCATGACGATCACAAACAGATTAAAAAGAATAGTGGTGAAACAATACCTTATGCTGCTATTTATGCAGTTACCCCTAATTTCGCCGATTTGTTTCAGCCTGAACTTTTGGCTGGAGATCTGAAAGAGACTTTACGGGATCCTTCGGGTGTAGCTGTTACCCGCTCTTTTGCCCGGAAGAATTTCGGACGCGAAAATATTTTAGGAGAGACGTTGTTGTTAGTGGGCTATAGCCAGTACCTCAAAGATGGACGATTACAAAATGTGGAGGAAGAAAAGGCCTATATGGTAAAAGCGATTGTGGACGACAAAAGCAAAAGTTATCTGCAATATGATTTATTGATCCATTTACCGGAATCCGATTATGCACTTACCCGTGTATCCTGGGTGAATAGCTATTATAGCTTTCTGAAACTGGGGAAAGAGGGCCGGAAAGATAAACTGGAAAAAAAACTGAATCAGGACGAGACCTATCGGAAACAATACGATATTCAGGGAAAACAACAGTTAAGACCGTTGAGTCAGGTGTATTTTTCGGGTGATCAGCAAATCGGTTTTATTAAATCGCGCGATCGGGTTGCCCTGTATTTAGCCGGAAGTATCGCTATCGCTATTCTGGTGATTGCTTGCTTCAACTATATCAACATCAGTATGACGAAATCATTGCAACGCCTTAAAAATACCAACCAGCAAATGATTTTCGGAGCGACCGGACAGGAAATACGTGGCCAATTGATAGCAGAAACTTCGATACAGGCCGCTATTGCTTTGGTTATCGCTGTTTTACTGATCAAGGGGTGCTTGCCCGCTTTCAATCGATTTATGAAAGCAGACCTGGTTTTGAGCGATTTGGTAGAAGGGATTTCGGGAGGATTGATGTTGATTTTACTGGTTATAGTTATTTTGGGACCTTCTTTGTATATTTTTTCAAGGATCGGCAAAAATTCACTGAACGATATGATGAAAACCGGATTGGTGCAACGTCCTAAATTGGTTACGGGAATGGTGGTGGCACAATTCGTTATTTCGGTCGTATTGGTCGTTATGGTGTTGGGAATCGCACAACAAATGGATTACGTGGGACATGTCCGTCCGGATAGTGACCGGATCCTGAGTTTATATGCAAACCATCCGGAGGGCGGACAATGGAAACAATTTACCGGACAGTTGCAGGTGATTCCTGAAGTTGAAGATTATACTTCCAGCGATATATTGAGTTGCGGGGCTTTCTCTGCCAGAGGAATAAGTGCGATGCTTATGGGGGGAGATGAGCGTTTTCTACCGTTCTTCGGACTGAAATTAGTGAAGGGAAAAGGATTCTCTCCCTCGGCGCCTAACGATGCTGTATTGGTGAACGAAGCATTTGTAAAAAAAATGGCGATTCAGGAACCGGTGAATTATCGGTTGGTATGTAATGGTGAGCATTTAATTGTCGGGGTTGTCGAGGATTTTGTTATCGATAACCTGAGTCGACAGATTCAACCCCTTTTAATCGAATATAATTCCACTTCATACAACACTTTGGTAAAGATAAAGGAAGGAAGTATGTCGGTGGCTATTCAAAAAATAAAGGAGTTATGGAAAAAAATTTCGGGAGATGAGGAAGGATTAAAATTTCGGACTATGGCCGGAATGTATGAGGATCTGCACCAAGAGGAGCAGAGGGTGTTGCAAATGGTCGTACTTTTTTCATGGATCAGTTTGTTCCTGACTGCTTTGGGATTATTCGGTTTAGCCTGGTATTCGGTGGAAAGCCGGATGAAGGAAATCGGTTTGCGTAAGATCAATGGGGCTACACAAAGACAAGTTGTCGGATTGTTGTGTATCCGCTTTATCAAGTGGATCGCTATCGCGTTGGCGATCGGATTACCGATGGCGTTATACCTGATCGAACAATGGAGAATGCAGTATGCATTCCGGCCACAACTGACTGTCTGGATATTTATCGCAGCAGCTTTTATCGTGCTGGCCGTGGGGATACTTACGGTAATCTGGCAATCCTGGAAAGCGGCCCGGGTAAATCCCGCAAAAATTATAAAAACGGATTGA
- a CDS encoding S9 family peptidase — protein sequence MKKSIIPSLILLSCMACHVPNDNSQNQKGYTPPAIKLSSDVMTPEVLWSFGRIGNVSVSPDGSKAVYDITYFNKEEDRGYSDLYLMNLPEGQTTRLTDTDYNESDAGWTPDGKFITYLAKGQLWEMNPDGSNPRQVTDIPDGINGYVYAPDMSKIVYLKDVQLEPTVQDLHPDLPKAKARIVDDQFYRHWNDWVDAYTHLFIADYVPAQPITTGKDIMEGERWESPVRPWGGVEQLAWTKDGKKLIYTCRKKIGIDYAESTNTDLYAYNTENGETVNLTEGMMGYDKNPVISPNGRYMAWESMEREGYEADKIRLYVMDLTTGEKNDFSEGFDQNAEGLKWGDDNTIWFISDWHATDEIYSLDIPTGRITKHTDGVHNYTSVIPTGKMLLATKVSMSKPAEIYKVDPATGKDEELSFVNKPILDQLTMGKVEKRWIKTTDNKDMLVWMIYPPHFDPNRKYPAILYCEGGPQSTVSQFWSYRWNFQQMAANGYIIVAPNRRGLPGFGQEWLEQISGDYSGQNIKDYLSAIDEAKKEPYIDENRLGCVGASYGGYSVYYLAGHHDKRFKAFIAHCGIFDLKMQYNTTEEMWFANWDMGGAPWEKDNKIAQRTFANSPDLFVGNWDTPILVIHGQKDFRIDVSQGMAAFNAARMRGVPAQFLYFPNECHWVTGCQDGILWQRTFKAWLDKWLK from the coding sequence ATGAAAAAATCGATCATTCCATCACTTATTTTATTGTCTTGTATGGCTTGTCATGTACCAAACGACAATTCTCAAAATCAAAAAGGGTATACTCCCCCCGCAATAAAACTTTCCTCCGACGTCATGACTCCTGAAGTACTTTGGTCTTTCGGAAGAATCGGAAACGTTAGCGTATCGCCGGACGGTAGTAAAGCCGTATACGATATTACTTATTTCAATAAAGAAGAAGACCGGGGGTATAGCGATTTATACCTGATGAATCTGCCGGAGGGCCAAACCACCCGTCTCACCGATACCGACTACAACGAATCGGACGCGGGATGGACACCGGATGGTAAATTCATTACTTACCTGGCCAAAGGGCAGCTTTGGGAAATGAATCCCGACGGCAGTAATCCCCGCCAGGTAACCGATATACCGGACGGAATCAACGGATACGTCTATGCACCCGATATGTCTAAGATCGTTTATCTGAAAGATGTACAGCTCGAACCCACGGTACAGGACCTGCATCCTGATCTACCCAAAGCGAAAGCCCGCATCGTCGACGATCAATTTTACCGCCATTGGAACGATTGGGTAGATGCTTACACCCATCTTTTTATAGCCGATTACGTGCCGGCACAACCGATTACTACCGGAAAAGACATCATGGAAGGTGAACGTTGGGAATCTCCGGTGCGTCCCTGGGGAGGTGTAGAACAATTGGCCTGGACGAAAGACGGGAAAAAACTAATTTATACCTGTCGCAAAAAGATCGGTATCGACTATGCCGAATCTACGAATACCGATCTGTATGCCTATAATACGGAGAACGGGGAAACTGTCAACCTGACCGAAGGCATGATGGGATATGACAAGAATCCGGTCATCTCTCCCAATGGCCGGTACATGGCTTGGGAAAGTATGGAACGGGAAGGCTATGAAGCGGATAAAATCCGTCTCTATGTCATGGATCTGACCACCGGAGAAAAAAATGATTTCAGCGAAGGTTTCGACCAGAACGCAGAAGGCCTGAAATGGGGAGACGATAATACCATCTGGTTTATCTCCGACTGGCATGCTACCGATGAAATTTACTCTCTGGATATTCCGACCGGAAGAATCACCAAACATACCGATGGAGTTCACAATTATACTTCCGTGATTCCGACCGGAAAAATGTTACTTGCCACCAAAGTGTCTATGAGTAAACCGGCCGAAATCTACAAAGTGGATCCGGCTACAGGCAAAGACGAGGAATTATCATTTGTCAATAAACCTATTCTGGACCAATTGACTATGGGAAAAGTAGAAAAACGGTGGATCAAAACAACGGATAATAAAGACATGTTGGTATGGATGATATATCCTCCGCATTTCGATCCTAATCGGAAATATCCGGCCATCCTGTATTGTGAAGGCGGTCCTCAGAGTACAGTCAGTCAATTCTGGAGTTATCGCTGGAACTTCCAGCAGATGGCTGCGAACGGTTATATTATTGTAGCTCCCAACCGCCGTGGTCTGCCGGGATTCGGCCAGGAATGGCTGGAACAAATCAGCGGGGATTATTCCGGTCAGAACATCAAGGATTACCTTTCCGCTATCGACGAAGCTAAAAAAGAACCTTATATCGATGAAAACCGGCTCGGATGTGTAGGGGCCTCTTACGGGGGATATTCGGTATATTATTTAGCCGGCCATCACGATAAACGTTTCAAAGCATTTATTGCACACTGTGGGATTTTCGACTTAAAAATGCAATACAATACGACCGAGGAAATGTGGTTCGCCAACTGGGATATGGGTGGTGCTCCCTGGGAAAAGGATAACAAAATAGCTCAGCGTACCTTCGCCAATTCGCCGGATTTGTTCGTCGGTAATTGGGATACTCCTATTTTAGTCATCCATGGTCAGAAAGATTTCCGGATCGACGTATCTCAAGGAATGGCGGCTTTCAATGCTGCACGCATGCGCGGAGTTCCGGCTCAATTCCTCTATTTCCCCAACGAATGCCACTGGGTAACCGGCTGTCAGGACGGCATTCTCTGGCAGCGGACCTTTAAAGCATGGCTGGATAAATGGCTGAAGTAA
- a CDS encoding GIN domain-containing protein, which yields MRKILFFLFVCWGTIGMGVAQEQVKISRFQGERVTGLDISGAFDITIRQGEDTGVTLSIPSHYEDNLVFENWGGTVKVGFKGRIKKHSKNEKFTAEIVCSSLEEVLLSGACKLKGTGDFTAQTVKFDLSGAATAVWDGNFKVVKIGKIDLSGASQLQLNVEVPEVEVEISGAAKLALTGEADSGEIELSGASKANLENFVLKNLALATSGASNASVNVTETLGVEASGAAHVSYSGNPKVTSHVSGAASLKQR from the coding sequence ATGCGTAAAATTTTATTCTTTTTATTCGTATGCTGGGGGACGATCGGTATGGGCGTAGCCCAGGAACAAGTGAAAATTTCCCGTTTCCAGGGAGAGCGGGTTACGGGATTGGATATTTCCGGGGCATTCGATATTACAATCCGGCAAGGAGAGGATACAGGTGTCACATTGAGTATTCCGTCTCATTATGAAGATAATCTGGTGTTTGAAAATTGGGGAGGAACGGTAAAGGTTGGCTTTAAAGGCCGGATTAAGAAACATTCTAAAAATGAAAAATTTACAGCTGAAATCGTCTGTTCCTCCCTGGAAGAAGTGCTGCTTAGTGGGGCATGTAAATTGAAAGGAACGGGTGATTTTACGGCTCAAACGGTAAAATTTGACTTGAGCGGAGCAGCTACGGCTGTTTGGGATGGTAATTTCAAGGTGGTAAAGATCGGAAAGATCGATTTGTCAGGGGCTTCACAACTACAGTTGAATGTTGAGGTTCCTGAGGTTGAGGTAGAAATTAGCGGGGCTGCAAAGCTGGCCTTGACAGGAGAGGCAGATAGCGGGGAGATCGAATTATCGGGGGCGTCGAAAGCGAATCTGGAAAATTTCGTTTTGAAAAATCTGGCTTTGGCTACTTCAGGGGCTTCAAATGCGTCGGTAAATGTAACCGAAACGCTCGGAGTAGAAGCTTCGGGAGCTGCTCATGTCAGTTATTCGGGCAATCCCAAGGTGACCTCTCACGTTTCGGGTGCTGCTTCATTGAAACAACGGTAA
- a CDS encoding dipeptidyl-peptidase 3 family protein, translated as MRRITFLLATLLLLGACKEAKKASDRTASPYQELADQYAEFPLTTDLSKLTEKEKQMLPLLIEAADQMEAIYWQTAYGDKEQLFEGITDPALLKYLSINYGPWDRLDANRPFLETAGPKPLGANFYPQDMTKSEFEALQDPRKNDWYSIVRRDDKGALKVIPYHEAYPEQIRKAASLLKQAAQLAEDEGLRNYLTLRSEALLTDDYLKSDLAWMDMKDNTLDIVIGPIETYEDALFGYKASHSGQILVKDKDWSKKLSLYAQYLPKLQENLPVPAAYKKEKANANPDMNAYDVIYYAGDCNAGSKNIAINLPNDPRVHAAKGSRKLQLKNSMQAKFDKMVVPIARLVIDPEQQKHIRFDAFFENTMFHEVAHGLGVKYTLQGNQDVRGALKDNYTSIEEGKADILGLFCITKLAEWGVIQNKDLMDNYVTFIAGIFRSCRFGAASAHGKANMMQFAHFIESGAITRDTDKGYYTIDFEKMKKDIEIIAGEYITLEGDGDYDKASQLIATKGIVSSILQKDLDRIAQAGIPKDIYFQQGLQTLGL; from the coding sequence ATGAGAAGAATAACTTTCTTATTAGCTACCCTCCTCCTTCTAGGAGCCTGCAAAGAAGCTAAAAAAGCTTCCGATCGGACCGCCTCCCCCTATCAGGAATTAGCAGATCAATATGCTGAATTTCCCCTGACTACCGATTTGAGTAAACTAACGGAAAAAGAAAAGCAAATGCTCCCTCTGCTTATCGAAGCTGCCGATCAGATGGAAGCGATCTACTGGCAGACAGCCTACGGAGATAAAGAACAACTTTTCGAGGGTATTACAGACCCTGCCCTGCTCAAATACCTTTCCATCAACTACGGTCCCTGGGATAGGCTCGACGCCAACCGGCCCTTTCTCGAAACTGCCGGTCCTAAACCTCTCGGTGCCAATTTCTACCCTCAGGATATGACCAAATCAGAATTCGAAGCTCTTCAGGACCCGCGTAAAAACGACTGGTACAGCATCGTTCGCAGGGATGATAAAGGAGCATTGAAAGTAATCCCTTACCACGAAGCTTATCCCGAACAAATCAGAAAAGCCGCTTCTCTTTTAAAACAGGCAGCGCAGCTAGCTGAAGACGAAGGTCTGCGCAACTATCTGACTCTCCGTTCCGAAGCCTTGCTGACCGATGATTATCTGAAAAGTGACCTGGCGTGGATGGATATGAAAGACAATACGTTAGACATTGTTATCGGTCCTATCGAAACCTATGAAGACGCTCTGTTCGGATACAAAGCCTCTCACTCGGGACAGATCCTGGTAAAAGATAAAGATTGGAGTAAAAAACTCTCTTTATATGCCCAATATCTTCCTAAACTACAGGAGAATCTCCCTGTACCCGCAGCTTACAAAAAAGAGAAAGCCAACGCAAATCCGGATATGAACGCTTACGACGTCATTTATTATGCCGGTGATTGCAATGCCGGTAGTAAAAATATCGCCATAAACCTACCTAACGATCCCCGTGTACATGCAGCCAAAGGAAGCCGGAAACTGCAACTAAAAAATTCCATGCAAGCCAAATTCGACAAAATGGTAGTGCCTATCGCCCGACTCGTCATCGACCCGGAACAACAAAAACACATTCGTTTCGACGCTTTTTTTGAAAATACGATGTTTCATGAAGTAGCCCATGGCCTCGGCGTAAAGTATACCTTGCAAGGCAACCAGGATGTCCGGGGTGCTCTAAAGGATAATTATACTTCTATCGAAGAAGGAAAGGCAGATATCCTGGGGTTATTCTGCATCACCAAACTCGCGGAGTGGGGAGTGATTCAGAATAAAGACCTGATGGATAACTATGTAACCTTTATCGCCGGTATTTTCCGTTCCTGCCGTTTCGGCGCTGCCAGTGCCCATGGAAAAGCCAATATGATGCAATTTGCCCATTTTATTGAAAGCGGGGCTATTACCCGGGATACAGACAAGGGATATTATACGATAGATTTTGAAAAAATGAAAAAAGACATCGAAATCATCGCCGGTGAATACATCACCCTCGAAGGAGACGGCGACTACGACAAAGCCAGCCAGCTAATTGCAACCAAAGGAATAGTTTCCTCTATCCTTCAAAAAGATCTGGATCGTATCGCCCAGGCAGGAATACCCAAAGATATTTATTTCCAGCAAGGGCTTCAGACACTCGGCCTGTAA